In Chloracidobacterium sp., the following proteins share a genomic window:
- the speB gene encoding agmatinase produces the protein MSESASLPMNFGGIDDEEYSSFDAARVLVWPVAYEGTVSYGTGTGAGAMAIVDASRNMELYEEETDTEPYKLGIHTLPEFTPRDTPDAMMFGLYNSAKELLESGKFICMLGGEHSVSAPIIQAHNEKFENLSVLQIDAHADLRDTYDGTPHSHASIMARVVKDMRIPSVQVGIRSISADEARSLKDGLPTRIFWARDIVGRTDWIDDAIHGLTDNVYLTIDIDGLDPSLMPTTGTPEPGGLGWYETLTLIRKLAEKKRVVGMDLVEYSYVDTYDSPAFLCAKLVYKSLAYIFKNESPRLA, from the coding sequence ATGAGCGAATCAGCTTCCCTTCCAATGAACTTCGGCGGTATCGACGACGAGGAATATTCTTCGTTCGATGCCGCGCGCGTTCTTGTGTGGCCCGTCGCATATGAAGGAACCGTTTCCTACGGCACCGGAACAGGCGCCGGAGCCATGGCGATAGTCGATGCGTCGCGGAACATGGAGCTTTATGAGGAAGAGACCGATACCGAACCTTATAAGCTCGGCATCCACACGCTGCCTGAGTTCACGCCCCGCGATACGCCCGACGCGATGATGTTCGGGCTTTACAACAGCGCAAAAGAACTGCTTGAATCAGGAAAGTTCATCTGTATGTTGGGCGGCGAGCATTCGGTCTCGGCTCCGATAATTCAGGCGCACAACGAGAAGTTCGAGAATCTCAGCGTCCTGCAGATCGATGCCCACGCTGACTTGCGGGATACCTACGACGGCACGCCGCACTCGCACGCCTCGATAATGGCTCGTGTAGTCAAGGACATGCGGATACCGTCCGTCCAGGTCGGCATCAGATCGATCTCAGCCGACGAGGCACGTTCGTTAAAAGACGGCCTGCCGACAAGGATCTTTTGGGCGCGCGACATCGTCGGACGAACGGATTGGATCGACGATGCAATTCACGGGTTGACTGATAACGTGTACCTGACGATAGATATCGACGGCCTCGACCCTTCACTGATGCCGACCACGGGCACACCGGAGCCAGGTGGATTGGGCTGGTACGAGACCTTGACGCTGATACGGAAACTCGCGGAAAAGAAACGGGTTGTCGGGATGGACCTTGTCGAGTATTCCTATGTCGATACCTACGACTCTCCGGCTTTTCTTTGTGCAAAACTTGTCTATAAATCGCTCGCCTACATCTTCAAAAATGAATCACCGAGGCTTGCTTAG
- a CDS encoding deoxyhypusine synthase family protein, whose protein sequence is MVSKNKSKSSKFLTVPTRPVPVDRDRSVAGLLEKMEGAGFGARQLAEAHRIWLDMLDDNSTIYVCGSGNLITSGMRRLLSYVIKNRFVDVLVMSGTVLYHDIHETLGRNHFQAHPSMSDEDLDAADVMRLGDVIANREEYQEADEWIGSVINQLDTSRPYSFREFLLLLGRELSEIAHEDGILTSAFKSRIPVYCPDLPGSEMAIGIARAKFDKKLQISFDTTPDTMEIMSIAQRTRNSGIITLGGAGTQHVVNVGEIASYITRTNPRGHKYAIAIANDLAGAGARTPSYNSDHPSVFGKLLKNATTAHVACDPSIALPMVITALSQTAAKFMKGRKRPTFGFAGREMSIDVP, encoded by the coding sequence ATGGTATCGAAAAACAAGAGCAAGTCTTCAAAGTTCCTGACCGTTCCGACGCGGCCCGTTCCCGTAGATCGTGATCGGTCCGTAGCCGGGCTGCTCGAAAAAATGGAAGGGGCCGGGTTCGGCGCCCGTCAGCTCGCCGAAGCGCATCGCATCTGGCTCGATATGCTTGATGACAATTCGACGATATATGTCTGCGGCTCAGGCAATCTGATCACCTCAGGCATGCGCCGGCTGCTGTCGTACGTTATCAAGAATCGCTTTGTCGATGTGCTCGTCATGTCCGGGACGGTGTTGTACCACGACATCCACGAGACGCTCGGGCGCAATCATTTTCAGGCCCATCCGAGCATGAGTGATGAGGACCTTGATGCAGCTGACGTTATGAGGCTTGGTGATGTCATCGCAAACCGTGAAGAATATCAGGAAGCCGACGAATGGATCGGTAGCGTCATCAACCAACTCGACACCAGCCGGCCGTACTCGTTTCGCGAGTTCCTGCTGCTGCTCGGCCGCGAATTGTCCGAGATAGCCCATGAGGACGGGATCTTGACATCTGCCTTCAAATCGCGAATACCGGTCTATTGTCCGGACCTGCCCGGTTCTGAGATGGCGATCGGCATCGCACGCGCAAAATTCGATAAGAAGCTGCAGATATCGTTCGACACGACACCGGACACGATGGAGATCATGTCCATCGCGCAGCGAACCAGAAATTCGGGCATCATCACGCTCGGTGGAGCCGGCACACAGCACGTCGTAAATGTTGGTGAGATAGCCTCTTACATTACCCGCACTAACCCGAGAGGTCATAAGTACGCGATCGCGATCGCGAACGACCTCGCCGGCGCAGGTGCGAGGACACCGTCGTATAACAGCGACCATCCATCGGTCTTCGGCAAGCTCTTGAAGAATGCGACCACGGCGCACGTTGCCTGCGACCCCTCGATCGCACTTCCAATGGTCATTACGGCTCTCTCGCAGACGGCTGCAAAATTCATGAAAGGCCGCAAACGGCCAACGTTTGGATTCGCCGGCCGCGAGATGAGCATCGACGTTCCGTAG
- the speA gene encoding biosynthetic arginine decarboxylase, which produces MSAIVDQSIETYGIDNWGADYFGVNRKGNLVVRAPENDNLTADVKEIVDDLRKRGVSTPVLLRFPQLIFGQIRKLQTAFRKSIKEFEYEGGHLCVFPMKVNSNRAVIEEYLREGSRYAFGLEAGSKPELYAALGLEQAKDSLLVLNGFKDRDFLNLAFAGALAGKNVVIVIEKLSELDHTLDIASKIAAESPDISLPMIGVRVKLYSKGSGKWEKSGGEAAKFGLTTTEILEVIRRLQDAGRLDMLRLLHFHIGSQLTDIKRIKNAMREAARTYAKIRKMKIPIEYLDIGGGMAVDYDGSRTSFESSANYNAREFANDVVYIIKTVCEDETVPHPTIIQESGRYLSAYHAILVTNVQDEIETVVEDHGLVDPDRDDPQIVHELFDLRESINGKNYREYYHDALEHREELFTMFNLGLLTLESKGKGEVLFWDICEKADQFAQQKKYVSEEFDDLRRLMCAKYLANFSVFRSMPDNWALEQLFPIVPIHKLNKKPAEYATLCDITCDSDGIVDKFVDLHDVKPVLELHKLVKSEPYYLAMMLVGAYQEVMGNNHNLFGVPHEAHVFIGEDGYIIKKVISGATLGEAVSSVRFDPGQLHDTFRKSVLESIKDGRLSNTEGSKVIEFYEGQAETYTYLTPNGK; this is translated from the coding sequence TTGAGCGCGATCGTAGATCAGAGCATAGAGACGTACGGCATCGATAACTGGGGGGCCGACTATTTCGGTGTAAACCGTAAGGGCAATCTTGTTGTCCGCGCTCCCGAAAACGACAACCTAACCGCAGATGTTAAGGAAATAGTCGATGACCTGAGGAAGCGAGGCGTTTCGACGCCCGTGCTTCTACGATTCCCTCAGCTTATCTTTGGCCAGATACGCAAGTTACAGACGGCATTTCGTAAATCGATAAAAGAATTCGAATACGAAGGCGGCCACCTCTGCGTGTTTCCGATGAAGGTCAATTCGAACCGAGCCGTCATCGAGGAATACCTTCGCGAAGGTTCGCGTTACGCCTTTGGCCTCGAGGCCGGCTCGAAGCCCGAACTCTACGCCGCCCTCGGACTCGAACAGGCCAAGGACAGCCTTCTTGTTCTCAATGGCTTCAAGGATCGCGACTTCCTGAACCTGGCCTTTGCCGGGGCTCTCGCGGGCAAGAATGTCGTCATTGTGATCGAGAAGCTCAGCGAACTTGACCACACGCTTGATATCGCCTCGAAGATCGCCGCGGAAAGTCCGGATATCTCGCTGCCAATGATCGGCGTCCGAGTAAAACTTTACTCGAAAGGTTCAGGCAAGTGGGAAAAATCAGGCGGCGAAGCAGCAAAATTCGGCCTGACGACGACCGAGATACTCGAAGTGATCCGCCGCCTGCAAGACGCCGGCCGGCTGGATATGCTGCGGCTGCTGCACTTCCATATCGGCTCGCAGCTCACGGACATCAAACGCATCAAGAACGCCATGCGCGAGGCCGCGCGGACCTATGCAAAGATCCGCAAAATGAAGATCCCGATCGAGTATCTCGACATTGGCGGCGGCATGGCCGTGGATTACGACGGCTCGCGAACGTCATTTGAGTCTTCAGCGAACTACAACGCACGCGAATTTGCCAACGATGTTGTTTATATAATAAAGACGGTTTGTGAGGACGAGACCGTCCCGCATCCGACCATCATTCAGGAATCGGGCCGCTACCTCTCGGCATACCACGCGATCCTGGTCACGAACGTCCAGGACGAGATCGAGACTGTGGTCGAGGACCACGGCCTCGTTGACCCTGACCGCGACGACCCGCAGATCGTGCATGAGCTCTTTGACCTTCGCGAATCAATCAACGGAAAGAACTATCGCGAGTATTATCACGACGCCCTCGAACATCGCGAGGAACTTTTCACGATGTTCAATCTCGGCTTGCTCACGCTGGAATCAAAAGGCAAGGGCGAGGTCCTGTTCTGGGACATTTGCGAAAAGGCAGACCAGTTCGCCCAGCAAAAGAAGTATGTATCGGAGGAATTTGATGATCTTCGCCGCCTGATGTGCGCCAAATACCTGGCCAATTTCTCGGTGTTTCGCTCAATGCCGGACAACTGGGCACTCGAACAACTCTTCCCGATCGTGCCTATACATAAACTCAACAAAAAGCCCGCCGAATATGCTACGCTTTGTGATATAACCTGCGATTCTGACGGTATCGTCGATAAGTTCGTTGACCTTCACGACGTCAAACCAGTGTTGGAATTGCACAAGCTCGTTAAAAGTGAACCTTACTATCTCGCAATGATGCTTGTCGGGGCGTATCAGGAGGTGATGGGCAATAACCATAACCTTTTTGGCGTTCCCCACGAGGCCCATGTGTTTATCGGTGAGGATGGTTACATCATTAAGAAGGTAATTTCTGGTGCGACACTGGGCGAGGCGGTTTCGTCGGTAAGGTTCGATCCGGGACAGCTGCACGATACTTTTCGTAAATCGGTGCTCGAAAGCATCAAGGATGGCCGGCTGTCGAATACGGAGGGCAGCAAGGTAATAGAATTTTATGAGGGACAGGCCGAGACATACACTTACCTGACCCCGAATGGAAAATAG
- a CDS encoding prepilin-type N-terminal cleavage/methylation domain-containing protein, which translates to MRSTREQGFSVVELLTVCAVIGIIASLAIPHLQKALRASENGNTFATMRTIASTQVNFFTQNSRFGRITEINNLLSSSIGTNSGNEVTRGKFVISMTPAAPTDAELRNGYTVTATRNVAGEGVTYVYQLTQTGEIRQILP; encoded by the coding sequence ATGAGAAGTACGAGAGAACAGGGATTTTCGGTGGTCGAACTGCTGACCGTGTGTGCTGTGATCGGCATAATAGCGTCCCTTGCGATCCCGCATCTTCAAAAGGCGTTGCGGGCCTCGGAAAACGGCAATACCTTTGCGACGATGAGAACGATCGCCTCGACGCAGGTCAATTTTTTTACTCAGAACAGCCGCTTTGGCAGGATAACCGAGATCAATAACCTCCTCTCCAGCAGCATCGGAACCAATTCCGGCAACGAGGTTACCCGAGGGAAGTTTGTGATATCAATGACGCCGGCCGCTCCGACGGATGCTGAGTTACGCAACGGCTACACCGTTACCGCGACACGGAACGTCGCCGGCGAAGGTGTTACGTATGTGTACCAGTTGACCCAGACCGGAGAGATCCGGCAGATACTGCCCTAG